A section of the Lineus longissimus chromosome 1, tnLinLong1.2, whole genome shotgun sequence genome encodes:
- the LOC135492969 gene encoding small ribosomal subunit protein uS8, with the protein MVRMNVLADALRSICNAEKRGKRQVLLRPSSKVIIRFLSVMMKHGYIGEFEKIDDHRAGKIVVNLTGRLNKCGVISPRFDVAMQDMEKWTSNLLPSRQFGFLVLTTSGGIMDHEEARRKHLGGKILGFFF; encoded by the exons ATGGTGCGCATGAATGTACTGGCTGATGCTCTCAGATCGATCTGCAATGCAGAGAAGCGCGGCAAGCGCCAGGTCTTGCTGAGACCTAGTTCAAAAGTCATCATCAGATTTTTGTCTGTGATGATGAAACATG GATACATTGGTGAATTCGAGAAGATCGATGACCACAGAGCTGGCAAGATTGTTGTTAATCTTACAGGACGATTGAACAAG TGTGGTGTAATCAGCCCAAGGTTTGACGTTGCCATGCAAGATATGGAAAAATGGACAAGCAACTTGTTGCCTTCAAGACAGTTCGG attcCTTGTATTAACGACATCCGGTGGTATCATGGACCATGAAGAAGCCAGAAGAAAACATCTTGGTGGAAAAATATTGGGTTTCTTCTTCTAA